A part of Miscanthus floridulus cultivar M001 chromosome 6, ASM1932011v1, whole genome shotgun sequence genomic DNA contains:
- the LOC136459430 gene encoding uncharacterized protein isoform X1, translating into MSDPFPFLGLAPLAMVNGGEQSAIIAAAAVEPGVVERGRVSGSGRRLAWESSDEEEGRQLFSNAEDRSWHSHSRQGSALEDCMSTSAPISCDAGAASAVGVDTATERARKSCVSECSLDDDDDVVDLEAGLAEITKASPDKAERNCRICHLGLDSAAAESGAGIVLGCSCKDDLSRAHKQCAETWFKIRGNQICEICGSTACNVADFCDADFIEQWNESSNTASAQATATEPRRFWQGHGFLNFLLACMVFAFVISWLCHFNVPG; encoded by the exons ATGAGTGATCCCTTTCCGTTTCTTGGATTAGCTCCGTtggccatggtgaacggcggcgAGCAATCGGcgatcatcgccgccgccgccgtcgagcctGGCGTCGTGGAGAGGGGCCGCGTGAGCGGCAGCGGGCGGCGGCTCGCGTGGGAGAgctcggacgaggaggaggggaggCAGCTCTTCTCGAATGCTGAGGACCGGTCCTGGCACTCGCACTCGCGGCAAGGCTCCGCCTTGGAGGACTGTATGTCCACGTCCGCGCCCATCAGCTGCGACGCCGGCGCCGCCAGTGCCGTCGGCGTGGACACGGCCACCGAACGCGCCAGGAAGTCGTGCGTGTCGGAGTGCTCgctggacgacgacgacgacgtcgtcGACCTGGAGGCCGGGCTGGCCGAGATCACCAAGGCCAGCCCGGACAAGGCCGAGAGGAACTGCCGCATCTGCCACCTCGGCCTGGACAGCGCCGCCGCCGAGTCCGGCGCCGGCATCGTGCTCGGCTGTTCCTGCAAGGACGACCTCTCCCGTGCCCACAAGCAGTGCGCCGAGACCTGGTTCAAGATCAGAGGCAACCA GATCTGCGAAATCTGTGGCTCAACCGCGTGCAACGTGGCAGATTTCTGTGATGCGGACTTCATCGAGCAGTGGAATGAATCAAGCAACACTGCATCTGCCCAGGCAACAGCCACCGAGCCTCGGAGATTTTGGCAAGGGCACGGGTTCCTCAACTTCCTTCTCGCTTGCATGGTGTTTGCGTTCGTTATATCCTGGCTCTGCCACTTCAATGTTCCTGGATGA
- the LOC136459430 gene encoding uncharacterized protein isoform X2, with protein MVNGGEQSAIIAAAAVEPGVVERGRVSGSGRRLAWESSDEEEGRQLFSNAEDRSWHSHSRQGSALEDCMSTSAPISCDAGAASAVGVDTATERARKSCVSECSLDDDDDVVDLEAGLAEITKASPDKAERNCRICHLGLDSAAAESGAGIVLGCSCKDDLSRAHKQCAETWFKIRGNQICEICGSTACNVADFCDADFIEQWNESSNTASAQATATEPRRFWQGHGFLNFLLACMVFAFVISWLCHFNVPG; from the exons atggtgaacggcggcgAGCAATCGGcgatcatcgccgccgccgccgtcgagcctGGCGTCGTGGAGAGGGGCCGCGTGAGCGGCAGCGGGCGGCGGCTCGCGTGGGAGAgctcggacgaggaggaggggaggCAGCTCTTCTCGAATGCTGAGGACCGGTCCTGGCACTCGCACTCGCGGCAAGGCTCCGCCTTGGAGGACTGTATGTCCACGTCCGCGCCCATCAGCTGCGACGCCGGCGCCGCCAGTGCCGTCGGCGTGGACACGGCCACCGAACGCGCCAGGAAGTCGTGCGTGTCGGAGTGCTCgctggacgacgacgacgacgtcgtcGACCTGGAGGCCGGGCTGGCCGAGATCACCAAGGCCAGCCCGGACAAGGCCGAGAGGAACTGCCGCATCTGCCACCTCGGCCTGGACAGCGCCGCCGCCGAGTCCGGCGCCGGCATCGTGCTCGGCTGTTCCTGCAAGGACGACCTCTCCCGTGCCCACAAGCAGTGCGCCGAGACCTGGTTCAAGATCAGAGGCAACCA GATCTGCGAAATCTGTGGCTCAACCGCGTGCAACGTGGCAGATTTCTGTGATGCGGACTTCATCGAGCAGTGGAATGAATCAAGCAACACTGCATCTGCCCAGGCAACAGCCACCGAGCCTCGGAGATTTTGGCAAGGGCACGGGTTCCTCAACTTCCTTCTCGCTTGCATGGTGTTTGCGTTCGTTATATCCTGGCTCTGCCACTTCAATGTTCCTGGATGA
- the LOC136459430 gene encoding uncharacterized protein isoform X3: MSDPFPFLGLAPLAMVNGGEQSAIIAAAAVEPGVVERGRVSGSGRRLAWESSDEEEGRQLFSNAEDRSWHSHSRQGSALEDCMSTSAPISCDAGAASAVGVDTATERARKSCVSECSLDDDDDVVDLEAGLAEITKASPDKAERNCRICHLGLDSAAAESGAGIVLGCSCKDDLSRAHKQCAETWFKIRGNHCAFRVKHYSEDA, translated from the exons ATGAGTGATCCCTTTCCGTTTCTTGGATTAGCTCCGTtggccatggtgaacggcggcgAGCAATCGGcgatcatcgccgccgccgccgtcgagcctGGCGTCGTGGAGAGGGGCCGCGTGAGCGGCAGCGGGCGGCGGCTCGCGTGGGAGAgctcggacgaggaggaggggaggCAGCTCTTCTCGAATGCTGAGGACCGGTCCTGGCACTCGCACTCGCGGCAAGGCTCCGCCTTGGAGGACTGTATGTCCACGTCCGCGCCCATCAGCTGCGACGCCGGCGCCGCCAGTGCCGTCGGCGTGGACACGGCCACCGAACGCGCCAGGAAGTCGTGCGTGTCGGAGTGCTCgctggacgacgacgacgacgtcgtcGACCTGGAGGCCGGGCTGGCCGAGATCACCAAGGCCAGCCCGGACAAGGCCGAGAGGAACTGCCGCATCTGCCACCTCGGCCTGGACAGCGCCGCCGCCGAGTCCGGCGCCGGCATCGTGCTCGGCTGTTCCTGCAAGGACGACCTCTCCCGTGCCCACAAGCAGTGCGCCGAGACCTGGTTCAAGATCAGAGGCAACCA CTGTGCTTTTCGTGTCAAACATTATTCAGAAGATGCTTAA